The following are encoded together in the Candidatus Binataceae bacterium genome:
- the gmd gene encoding GDP-mannose 4,6-dehydratase, with the protein MAKVALITGVTGQDGSYLAELLIKKGYEVHGMVRRTSSFATGRIDHLRRGFGPLAAGPLELHYGDLGDGTGIRAIVEQVRPDEVYNLAAQSHVRISFDQPEYTADVVGLGALRLLEAIRDHNKRHGRAVRYYQAGSSEMFGRVAEVPQRETTPFHPRSPYACAKVYAHWQTINYREAYGLFAANGILFNHESPRRGENFVTRKITRSATRIKLGLQDKLALGNLDARRDWGFAGDYVEAMWMMLQQERPDDYVIATGETHSVQEFLERVFDRLKLDWRKYVETDPRYLRPAEVDLLQGDAAKARRILGWRPRVNFGQLVEMMVDADLEVAQRELRARGQ; encoded by the coding sequence ATGGCAAAAGTCGCGCTGATTACCGGGGTGACCGGGCAGGACGGTTCCTACCTGGCCGAATTACTCATCAAGAAGGGCTATGAAGTCCATGGGATGGTGCGGCGGACTTCGAGCTTCGCTACCGGCCGCATCGACCATTTGCGCCGCGGCTTCGGGCCGCTGGCGGCGGGGCCGCTGGAGCTGCACTACGGCGACCTCGGCGACGGCACCGGGATTCGCGCGATCGTCGAGCAGGTGCGCCCCGACGAGGTTTACAATCTCGCCGCACAGTCGCACGTGCGGATTTCCTTCGACCAGCCCGAGTACACCGCCGACGTCGTCGGCCTGGGTGCGCTGCGCCTGCTTGAGGCGATACGCGACCACAACAAGCGCCACGGCCGCGCGGTGCGCTATTACCAGGCGGGCTCTTCCGAGATGTTCGGGCGGGTGGCCGAGGTGCCGCAGCGCGAGACCACCCCGTTCCATCCGCGCAGCCCTTACGCCTGCGCCAAGGTTTATGCCCACTGGCAGACGATCAATTACCGCGAGGCCTACGGCCTGTTCGCTGCCAACGGGATCCTGTTCAACCACGAATCGCCGCGCCGCGGCGAGAACTTCGTCACCCGCAAGATCACCCGCAGCGCCACCCGCATCAAGCTCGGCCTGCAGGACAAGCTCGCGCTGGGCAACCTCGACGCGCGCCGCGACTGGGGCTTTGCCGGCGACTACGTCGAGGCGATGTGGATGATGCTCCAGCAGGAGCGTCCTGACGACTACGTGATCGCCACCGGCGAAACCCACTCGGTGCAGGAGTTCCTCGAGCGCGTCTTCGACCGCCTCAAGCTCGACTGGCGCAAGTACGTCGAGACCGATCCGCGCTACCTGCGGCCGGCCGAAGTCGATCTTCTTCAGGGCGACGCGGCGAAGGCGCGACGAATCCTGGGATGGCGCCCACGGGTGAACTTCGGTCAGCTGGTCGAGATGATGGTGGACGCCGACCTCGAAGTGGCCCAGCG
- a CDS encoding cupin domain-containing protein — translation MNRARKPVRVVPKGWGREVWIVNGELYCGKILEIRKGKRCSLHFHKLKTESFYLRAGRLLVRVKESPASAVIEEFELQAGECMDVPRGLVHQMEALEDAELYEFSTQHFDSDSHRLVPGD, via the coding sequence ATGAACCGGGCGCGTAAGCCGGTCAGGGTAGTGCCGAAGGGATGGGGCCGCGAAGTATGGATCGTCAACGGCGAGCTTTACTGCGGCAAGATTCTCGAGATTCGCAAGGGCAAGCGCTGTTCGCTGCACTTCCATAAGCTCAAGACGGAGTCGTTCTACCTGCGCGCCGGGCGCCTGCTGGTGCGAGTCAAGGAGTCGCCCGCTTCCGCAGTCATCGAGGAATTCGAGTTGCAGGCGGGCGAGTGCATGGACGTTCCGCGCGGGCTGGTCCATCAGATGGAAGCGTTGGAGGACGCCGAGCTGTACGAGTTCTCCACCCAGCACTTCGACAGCGACTCGCACCGCCTGGTCCCGGGAGACTAG
- a CDS encoding DUF3501 family protein, protein MKPISAHEVLPVTVYDRVRRILRPLCIAEKDRRRLAVGEHLTLLFENERTVWYQIHEILRAERIFEDAAVNHEIATYNELMPKPGELAATLLIEYADAVERDAALTALVGLERHFWIVIDGQRVGARFDLRQMSPDQISSVQFIAFPVGGVADADRFGALAAAGRVAIEVDHPHLAARAKIDGALATALAAELRGE, encoded by the coding sequence GTGAAGCCGATAAGCGCGCATGAAGTTCTGCCGGTCACGGTCTACGACCGCGTGCGCCGCATCCTGCGCCCGTTGTGCATCGCGGAAAAGGATCGTCGCCGGCTGGCCGTCGGCGAACATCTGACCCTGCTGTTCGAGAACGAGCGGACTGTCTGGTACCAGATCCACGAAATCCTGCGAGCCGAGCGGATCTTCGAGGACGCCGCGGTCAACCACGAGATTGCTACCTACAACGAGCTGATGCCCAAGCCGGGCGAGCTGGCGGCGACCTTGCTTATCGAGTACGCCGACGCGGTCGAACGGGACGCGGCGCTGACTGCGTTGGTCGGCCTCGAGCGCCACTTTTGGATTGTGATTGACGGGCAGCGTGTCGGCGCCCGCTTCGATTTGCGCCAGATGTCACCGGACCAAATAAGCTCGGTGCAGTTCATCGCCTTTCCGGTCGGCGGCGTGGCCGACGCGGACCGTTTCGGCGCGCTCGCCGCCGCGGGCAGGGTCGCAATCGAGGTGGACCATCCTCACCTTGCCGCGCGAGCCAAGATCGATGGGGCGCTGGCCACGGCGCTGGCGGCCGAGTTGCGTGGCGAGTAG
- a CDS encoding anaerobic glycerol-3-phosphate dehydrogenase subunit C, translating into MSRIQARPTDGLSYNPNEPRYWEPDKLAGELERVFDICHGCRLCFNLCPSFPALFEAIDRQSGGDVRALSEAERNRVVDLCYGCKLCEVRCPYTPRDGHEFQLDFPRLMLRARAVRGRAHGLALREKMLGNPDRLGKLGSTFPALANWACRNPVQRALMEKLLGLARGKRLPDFADETLEAWLRRTGIPAAPAEPAAKVVLFHTCFVNYYNPAPGRAAVAVLARNRCTIASPAQNCCGMPALDGGDIAFAQKLARANVAAMLPLVRQGYRIAAINPTCSLMMRREYPELLDNAEAREIAAAVADTNELLYALRREGKFDRQFQTTPGKVAYHVPCHLKAQNIGFRSRDLMRSIPGAEVVTVDACTAHDGTWAMKKEFFELSMKWGERAFSGMRQAEAQVMATDCPLAAIQIEQAIGTRPLHPLEILERAYRSDGFAQAVAPPAPVAAEE; encoded by the coding sequence ATGAGTCGTATCCAGGCGCGGCCAACCGACGGGCTCTCCTACAATCCCAACGAACCCAGGTACTGGGAGCCCGACAAGCTTGCCGGCGAACTCGAGCGCGTCTTCGACATCTGCCACGGATGCCGGCTGTGCTTCAATCTGTGCCCGTCGTTTCCGGCGCTGTTTGAGGCCATCGATCGGCAGAGCGGCGGCGACGTGCGTGCGCTGAGCGAGGCGGAGCGCAATCGCGTCGTCGATCTGTGTTACGGCTGCAAGTTGTGCGAGGTGCGCTGCCCCTACACGCCGCGCGACGGGCACGAGTTCCAGCTCGATTTCCCGCGCCTGATGCTGCGCGCGCGGGCGGTCAGGGGACGCGCCCACGGGCTCGCTCTGCGGGAGAAGATGCTCGGCAATCCTGACCGCCTGGGCAAGCTGGGCAGCACGTTTCCGGCGCTTGCCAACTGGGCCTGCCGTAATCCGGTGCAGCGTGCATTGATGGAGAAGCTGCTCGGGCTGGCGCGCGGCAAGCGGCTCCCCGACTTCGCCGACGAAACCCTCGAGGCGTGGCTCAGGCGCACCGGGATTCCCGCCGCGCCGGCCGAGCCGGCCGCCAAGGTCGTGCTCTTCCATACCTGCTTCGTCAACTACTACAACCCCGCGCCCGGGCGCGCCGCGGTTGCCGTGCTGGCGCGCAACCGATGCACCATCGCGTCGCCCGCGCAGAATTGCTGCGGGATGCCGGCGCTCGACGGCGGCGACATCGCCTTTGCGCAGAAGCTCGCGCGCGCCAACGTCGCGGCGATGCTGCCGCTGGTGCGCCAAGGCTACAGGATCGCCGCGATCAATCCGACCTGCTCGCTCATGATGCGCCGGGAATATCCGGAGCTGCTCGACAATGCCGAGGCGCGCGAAATTGCCGCCGCCGTCGCTGACACGAACGAATTGCTTTATGCACTCAGGCGCGAGGGTAAGTTCGACCGCCAGTTCCAGACCACGCCGGGTAAGGTCGCCTACCACGTGCCGTGCCATCTCAAAGCGCAAAACATCGGCTTCCGCTCGCGCGACTTGATGCGCTCGATTCCGGGCGCGGAGGTCGTCACGGTGGACGCCTGCACCGCGCACGACGGCACATGGGCGATGAAGAAGGAATTTTTCGAGCTCTCGATGAAGTGGGGCGAGAGGGCGTTTTCAGGGATGCGGCAGGCCGAGGCGCAGGTGATGGCGACCGACTGCCCGCTGGCCGCGATTCAGATCGAGCAGGCGATCGGCACCCGCCCGCTCCATCCGCTGGAGATCCTGGAGCGCGCCTACCGGAGCGACGGTTTCGCCCAGGCGGTAGCGCCGCCGGCGCCGGTAGCCGCCGAGGAGTGA
- a CDS encoding rubrerythrin family protein, which yields MKSLKGTKTHANLKEAFAGESQANRRYLYFAKIADVEGQPEVAGLFRDTAEGETGHAHGHLDYLKQVGDPVTDQPIGDTLLNLKSAVHGETYEYTNMYPGMAKVAREEGFGEIADWFETLAKAEKSHAGRFQKAADTL from the coding sequence ATGAAGAGCCTGAAGGGAACCAAGACCCACGCCAATCTCAAAGAAGCCTTTGCGGGCGAGAGCCAAGCCAACCGTCGCTACCTGTACTTCGCCAAGATCGCCGACGTCGAGGGCCAGCCGGAAGTCGCCGGACTGTTCCGCGACACCGCCGAGGGCGAAACTGGCCACGCGCACGGCCATCTCGACTATCTCAAGCAGGTCGGCGATCCGGTGACCGATCAACCGATCGGCGACACCCTGCTCAACCTCAAGTCCGCAGTACACGGCGAAACTTACGAGTACACCAACATGTACCCGGGAATGGCGAAGGTCGCGCGCGAGGAAGGTTTCGGCGAAATCGCCGACTGGTTCGAGACCTTGGCCAAGGCCGAGAAGTCGCACGCCGGGCGCTTCCAAAAGGCGGCCGACACCCTCTAA
- a CDS encoding trypsin-like peptidase domain-containing protein, producing MDHHRIVARLLGALLLLGAGFAAGIATVRFGANPANAGDHAGATITAGHDAPDMGGGAAARRTPVVLAVDKAAPAVVNISTERTVEVQPFIFEDPFFQQFFGQFMDPRAFEPRKAKQTSLGSGLIVSPDGLVLTNRHVILRLAQIRVQLADGRTFDGQLVSLSKNYDLALIRVKTEQPLPAAVMGKSNTLMIGETAIAIGNPFGLSHTVTVGVVSALHRAIREAGYGDLIQTDAAINPGNSGGPLLNVVGQAIGINTAIYAQGQGIGFAIPIDRAREFIKEYEESLHARAGEILGTDRFGRGLTAG from the coding sequence GTGGATCATCATCGGATCGTTGCCAGGCTGCTCGGTGCGTTGCTCTTGTTGGGAGCCGGATTCGCGGCCGGCATTGCGACCGTCCGCTTCGGTGCGAACCCGGCCAATGCCGGCGACCACGCAGGCGCGACTATCACGGCGGGCCACGACGCGCCCGACATGGGCGGGGGCGCGGCGGCGCGCCGCACGCCGGTAGTGCTCGCGGTCGACAAAGCGGCACCGGCGGTGGTGAACATCTCAACCGAGCGGACAGTCGAGGTCCAGCCGTTCATTTTTGAGGACCCGTTCTTTCAGCAATTCTTCGGCCAGTTCATGGATCCTCGCGCCTTCGAGCCGCGAAAGGCAAAGCAGACCTCGCTCGGCTCGGGTCTGATCGTCTCGCCGGATGGGCTGGTTCTCACCAATCGTCATGTGATCCTGCGGCTGGCGCAGATCCGAGTGCAGCTCGCCGACGGGCGTACCTTCGACGGTCAGTTGGTCTCGCTCTCGAAGAACTACGATCTGGCGCTGATTCGAGTGAAAACGGAGCAGCCGTTGCCCGCCGCGGTGATGGGCAAGTCGAATACCCTGATGATCGGCGAAACCGCGATCGCGATCGGCAACCCCTTCGGGCTCTCGCACACGGTAACTGTGGGTGTGGTCAGCGCGTTGCATCGGGCGATCCGTGAAGCCGGCTACGGCGATCTCATCCAGACTGACGCCGCGATCAACCCGGGCAACTCGGGCGGCCCGCTGCTGAATGTGGTGGGCCAGGCGATCGGCATCAATACCGCGATCTACGCCCAGGGACAGGGGATCGGCTTCGCCATTCCGATCGATCGCGCGCGGGAGTTCATCAAGGAGTACGAGGAATCGCTCCATGCACGGGCCGGTGAAATCCTCGGCACCGATCGATTCGGGCGCGGCTTGACGGCTGGCTAG
- the nuoB gene encoding NADH-quinone oxidoreductase subunit NuoB — translation MAGRSRRFSAFMVRGAVARHSLTDESAAFPDVFALTRLHDAIQWARKYSFFAYPFVTACCGMEYFSVAGPRYDIDRFGAALPRFTPRQADLLFVVGTITQRLAPVLRRVWEQMAEPKWVASFGACTSSGGPYDNYAVLQGIDRVIPVDIYIPGCPPRPEAVLDALIKLQYRVQNDRRPHLWEKLHGSGRKLD, via the coding sequence ATGGCTGGACGCTCGCGCAGATTTTCCGCCTTCATGGTGCGCGGCGCCGTCGCGCGCCATTCGCTGACTGACGAGAGCGCGGCCTTTCCCGACGTGTTCGCGCTCACCCGCCTGCACGACGCGATCCAATGGGCACGCAAGTACTCGTTCTTCGCCTATCCGTTCGTCACCGCGTGCTGCGGGATGGAGTATTTTTCGGTCGCCGGACCGCGTTATGACATCGACCGCTTCGGCGCCGCGCTGCCGCGCTTCACTCCGCGCCAAGCCGACCTGTTGTTCGTCGTCGGCACCATCACGCAGCGCCTGGCGCCGGTGCTGCGCCGGGTATGGGAGCAGATGGCGGAACCGAAATGGGTAGCGTCGTTCGGCGCCTGCACCAGCTCGGGCGGGCCCTACGACAACTACGCCGTGCTCCAGGGAATCGACCGCGTCATCCCGGTGGACATCTATATTCCCGGATGCCCGCCGCGGCCTGAGGCCGTGCTCGACGCGCTGATCAAGCTGCAATACCGCGTCCAGAACGACCGCCGGCCCCATCTGTGGGAGAAGCTCCATGGCAGCGGGCGCAAGCTCGACTAG
- a CDS encoding molybdopterin-dependent oxidoreductase, which yields MAAGASSTSAPKLARVTVDGGAIEAPEGTPLLQAMLDAGLDIPHYCYHPKLSIDGSCRLCQVKIEGMPKLQISCNTQVRDGMVVQTEDPEVALARRGVLEMLLLNHPLDCPICDKAGECWLQNYSMRFGSRFARTLEPRRKHEKRIDIGERMLLDQERCILCRRCVRFCREVSKTGELAIFNLGDRSVLDIYDRRLDNDYSICTADICPVGALESKDFHHRIRVWFLQETASVCPGCANGCNIMIGEYRNRIWRLLPRRNDAVNDTWMCDWGRLDYRFVNDGGRLRAPMIARAGALVPVSWDDALKCAADALAALKARHGADALGAVASPHLTNEENFRFGELVRTFGAGTVAMAVRRGKADGLLLKAEKAPNARGVREMGLVNGADDGMGELTGAAESGRLKGLYLCSGDLLDTLAPAQLDALLAPLEVLIVHGLRVDPRLTRSTVVFPTTTFAEKDGSFTNHAGRVQRIFKAIDTPPGWLTDGDIFTHLLGAFDGEQRPRFKPEAVWKFIAGSHPVFAGLSLEMLGASGAMLRGVAE from the coding sequence ATGGCAGCGGGCGCAAGCTCGACTAGCGCGCCGAAGTTGGCGCGCGTGACGGTTGATGGAGGCGCGATCGAAGCGCCCGAAGGCACGCCGCTGCTGCAGGCGATGCTCGATGCGGGGCTCGACATCCCGCATTACTGTTACCACCCCAAGCTGAGCATCGACGGCAGCTGCCGGCTGTGCCAGGTCAAGATCGAGGGCATGCCGAAGCTCCAGATCTCGTGCAACACCCAGGTGCGCGACGGGATGGTCGTGCAGACCGAAGACCCCGAAGTTGCGCTGGCGCGCCGCGGCGTACTTGAGATGCTCCTGCTCAACCATCCGCTGGACTGCCCGATCTGCGACAAGGCCGGCGAGTGCTGGTTGCAAAACTACTCGATGCGCTTCGGAAGCCGGTTTGCGCGCACGTTGGAACCGCGGCGCAAGCACGAAAAGCGCATCGACATCGGCGAGCGGATGCTCCTCGACCAGGAACGCTGCATTCTGTGCCGCCGATGCGTGCGCTTCTGCCGCGAAGTCAGCAAGACCGGCGAGCTTGCGATCTTCAATCTCGGCGACCGCTCCGTGCTCGACATCTACGACCGCCGACTCGACAATGACTACTCGATCTGCACCGCCGACATCTGCCCGGTCGGCGCGCTCGAGAGCAAGGACTTCCATCACCGGATCCGCGTCTGGTTCCTCCAGGAAACCGCCAGCGTATGCCCCGGCTGCGCCAACGGCTGCAACATCATGATCGGCGAGTACCGCAACCGTATCTGGCGGCTGCTCCCGCGGCGCAACGACGCCGTCAACGACACCTGGATGTGCGACTGGGGACGGCTCGACTATCGCTTCGTCAACGACGGCGGACGGCTGCGCGCGCCGATGATCGCGCGCGCCGGCGCGCTCGTCCCGGTGTCATGGGACGACGCGCTCAAATGCGCGGCCGACGCGCTCGCCGCGCTCAAGGCGCGCCACGGCGCGGACGCGCTGGGCGCAGTTGCCTCGCCGCATCTGACCAACGAGGAAAATTTCCGCTTCGGCGAACTGGTGCGCACGTTCGGCGCGGGCACGGTCGCGATGGCGGTGCGGCGCGGCAAGGCCGACGGCTTGCTGCTCAAGGCCGAGAAGGCGCCCAACGCGCGCGGCGTGCGCGAGATGGGGCTGGTCAACGGCGCCGACGACGGGATGGGAGAGCTGACGGGGGCCGCCGAGAGCGGCCGGCTTAAGGGCCTCTATCTCTGCTCCGGCGACCTGCTCGACACGCTCGCGCCGGCGCAGCTCGACGCGCTGCTTGCGCCGCTCGAAGTGCTGATCGTGCACGGCCTGCGGGTCGATCCGCGCCTGACGCGCTCGACCGTGGTGTTTCCCACGACGACCTTCGCCGAGAAGGACGGATCGTTCACAAATCATGCCGGGCGCGTGCAGCGAATCTTCAAGGCGATCGATACGCCGCCGGGGTGGCTGACGGACGGCGACATATTCACCCACCTGCTCGGCGCGTTCGACGGTGAGCAGCGCCCGCGCTTC